One Nostoc sp. UHCC 0302 DNA window includes the following coding sequences:
- a CDS encoding ATP-binding protein: protein MSLLRFLTQWYRKSNLLTPLHTSISVLVLLILGQQGFNILMAYLNHQAFDWVTRTLVIEKEGERLLNIAIDEERGFLDNSSQGQISTRDNGKNKSNFYNSFNNLYNLVKDNPAQIKQLDKIRYLYNQWQSKLNQKALFGSVSTYSPAENTLFNSLRYEIRKLIQHEEILLSARKNYLEQLYDINVAINTFSTLIILLGAGLNLQLLHRRVKLPLHRLTEVSKLWQAGQMEVQLSYSSRDEIGQLAGVLDAMADSTRHRQQNIEVRNQQLEDLMSALSHDLRTPLLATRNTLDCMSRGAFGPVNDTWKEVFEEYRQANEDLLKLVELLLDVSRYEANRSDHLSCDRLNWEKILIKVIDQVKATSTRELAFVCKISQSLPTVYGDELEIQRVLQNLLDNAVRVSKPKGEILLEITACGQEQVQISVRDYGSGIAPQEQEKLFHRFIQGRNQRGRSGLGLYLCRQIIEAHRGTIGVKSSIGEGSTFWFTLPTAIKNADWNCEQNTTRYRKSDA from the coding sequence AAGGCTTCAATATTTTGATGGCGTACCTCAATCATCAAGCATTTGATTGGGTAACTCGTACTCTTGTGATAGAGAAAGAAGGAGAACGTCTACTCAATATTGCGATAGATGAGGAAAGAGGTTTTCTAGATAATTCTAGTCAAGGACAAATCAGCACTAGAGATAACGGCAAGAATAAGTCCAATTTCTACAACAGCTTCAACAATCTGTACAATCTTGTCAAAGACAATCCTGCTCAAATCAAGCAACTCGATAAAATTAGATATCTCTATAACCAGTGGCAAAGCAAGTTGAACCAAAAAGCGCTTTTTGGTTCTGTCAGCACCTATAGTCCGGCGGAAAATACTTTATTCAATTCCTTACGCTACGAAATTAGGAAATTGATTCAGCACGAAGAAATACTTTTGAGCGCTCGCAAAAATTATCTAGAGCAATTATATGATATCAACGTTGCCATCAACACCTTCAGCACATTAATCATCCTGTTGGGAGCAGGTTTAAATCTTCAGTTGTTGCATCGACGAGTCAAGCTTCCATTACACAGATTGACAGAGGTAAGCAAACTGTGGCAAGCGGGACAAATGGAAGTCCAACTCAGCTATTCTTCTAGAGACGAAATCGGTCAACTAGCTGGAGTTCTTGACGCGATGGCTGACAGTACACGTCACCGTCAACAAAACATTGAGGTACGTAACCAACAGCTTGAAGACCTAATGTCTGCCCTTTCTCACGACCTACGGACTCCTTTGCTTGCTACCCGCAACACCCTAGACTGTATGAGCAGAGGGGCTTTTGGCCCAGTAAACGATACTTGGAAGGAAGTATTTGAAGAGTATCGTCAAGCTAACGAGGATCTCCTAAAGCTTGTGGAACTCCTCTTGGATGTCTCCCGTTATGAAGCAAATCGAAGCGATCACTTAAGTTGCGATCGTTTAAATTGGGAAAAGATTTTAATTAAAGTAATTGACCAGGTAAAAGCAACATCTACACGTGAATTAGCCTTCGTTTGTAAAATTTCTCAATCACTGCCAACCGTCTACGGTGATGAATTAGAAATTCAACGTGTTCTACAAAACCTGCTAGATAATGCTGTGCGGGTGAGTAAACCTAAAGGGGAAATTTTACTTGAAATCACAGCTTGTGGACAAGAACAAGTGCAGATTTCGGTGCGTGATTACGGTTCAGGAATTGCACCGCAAGAACAGGAAAAGCTATTTCACCGCTTTATTCAAGGACGAAATCAGCGTGGAAGAAGTGGGCTAGGTCTGTACTTATGTCGTCAAATCATTGAGGCTCACCGAGGAACAATTGGTGTGAAAAGCTCTATTGGAGAGGGAAGTACCTTTTGGTTTACTCTCCCAACTGCTATCAAAAATGCTGATTGGAACT